A single Oryzias melastigma strain HK-1 linkage group LG24, ASM292280v2, whole genome shotgun sequence DNA region contains:
- the mrpl19 gene encoding 39S ribosomal protein L19, mitochondrial encodes MAACTRGLKNLFISKTFCRVLQFQDERFLCTSVLRCANKFVPPSKPVIIDKTQTTASLRKFLSPEFIPPRGRTDPFKYFMERRDMVRRRKSLNIPEFYVGSILAVTMADPNASAKTNRFVGICIQRGGRGLGATFVLRNILNGQGVEICYELYSPRIQSIEVLKLEKRLDSNLMYLRDAMPEYSTVDPEMKPVPFSPTGEVPVNKLKVKMRPKPWSKHWERPQFNIQGIRFDLCMTPKQMEFVQKKYAKPWEEYDMLKEYDTSKLEEQIHAEVQQDMSK; translated from the exons ATGGCAGCCTGCACGAGAGGGCtcaaaaatcttttcatttcGAAGACGTTTTGTCGTGTTTTGCAATTTCAAGATGAAc ggtttttgtgTACGTCTGTGCTTCGTTGTGCTAATAAATTCGTCCCTCCATCCAAACCTGTAATAATAGACAAAACACAGACGACGGCGTCATTGCGGAA atTTCTGAGTCCAGAGTTTATTCCTCCCCGGGGGAGAACTGACCCCTTCAAGTATTTCATGGAGAGGAGGGACATGGTTCGCAGGAGGAAGTCGCTCAATATTCCTGAATTCTACGTGG GAAGCATCCTGGCGGTGACCATGGCCGATCCCAACGCCAGCGCAAAAACGAATCGCTTTGTTGGAATCTGTATCCAAAGAGGCGGGAGAGGACTGGGAGCAACGTTTGTCCTGAGGAACATCCTCAATGGTCAAG gagTGGAGATCTGTTATGAGCTGTACAGCCCTCGCATCCAGTCAATCGAAGTGCTGAAACTGGAGAAAAGACTCGATTCCAACCTGATGTACCTGAGAGATGCAATGCCCGAGTACAGCACCGTGGACCCCGAGATGAAGCCGGTGCCTTTCTCCCCGACGGGAGAGGTCCCCGTCAACAAG ttaaaagtaaaaatgcgTCCCAAGCCGTGGTCCAAACACTGGGAACGCCCGCAGTTCAACATCCAGGGCATCCGCTTCGACCTCTGCATGACGCCAAAACAGATGGAGTTTGTGCAGAAGAAATATGCCAAACCGTGGGAGGAGTACGACATGCTGAAGGAGTACGacacctccaaactggaggagcaGATCCACGCCGAGGTCCAGCAGGACATGAGCAAGTGA